The proteins below come from a single Bombus pyrosoma isolate SC7728 linkage group LG10, ASM1482585v1, whole genome shotgun sequence genomic window:
- the LOC122571807 gene encoding ras GTPase-activating protein 3 isoform X7 — MLILKCKVKHIWNLPFNLKLDTLNLNLQIIECSELTVKNSGCDPFATVTVNYSNGKQVLKRTKIKKKTISPYFNETFVFEPEITESKEKDISHYPLERGEVGEVVIGLWHASSGMGEQPAFLGEVRVTLKGLQKQPTNTTTAWYFLQPRQVKHRPSKISNSSASPGAVPGLGSLRLKIHYTADHVFQSAMYDRLRNLLLQSINIQPITSSAVYILGEIVASKMEAAQPLVRVLVHYGQLVSVMRALASHEISKLTDPTTIFRGNTLVSKMMDEGMRLAGLHYLHSTLRPAMEQVFLEKKTCEIDPTRVKDANTIQTNLANLKEYVERVFTAITTSGVRCPPLMCEMFWCLRELAATHFPKNKEVRYSVISGFIFLRFFAPAILGPRLFDITTEQIDSQTNRTLTLISKTIQSLGNLVSCRGGAGSVCKEEYMECVYREFYTERHIQAVKQFLELISTSSNSGIAKQRTSTQQEQPIVLKEGIYNRIYFLFMHTADCKKRVMIKRAQGRKRFGRKNFKQRYFRLTTQDLTYSKTKGKEPLCKIPLEEILAVEKLQEDSFKMKNMFQIIQSQRALYVQAGNCVEEKEWIDILTKICRTNSNRLEKYHPSAYINGHWLCCKAVAETALGCSEVSPGVEAGLRMVLDPDRDLQRIHSLIFTNMPRLETLMSACECQAVYGANDMCILPGGGSPIEDVPSCFKTLTALREAAYALQHEHRAYFRRLARDTKYGSKQAPIGDDNYLHLAARAGFESQLTKRAYEIDSLNQHYVETDHCYDSGFSRRIEDQRTYDETFRKRLDSGSIHRRYENENNLVRRYESTTDTIRSIQNDLNTFDHSLNNTFRTDNSEKNVNLENNRILDSSSFLATDGITISNTLSRKFNSYDHTKILKECTITKFKGDKPDISCNSLNEHTN; from the exons aaaaaaaacgatatcTCCATACtttaatgaaacatttgttTTTGAG cCAGAAATAACAGAATCCAAAGAGAAGGATATTTCTCATTATCCTCTTGAACGTGGAGAAGTGGGTGAGGTTGTCATAGGTTTATGGCATGCATCTTCTGGTATGGGAGAGCAACCAGCTTTTCTTGGTGAAGTTAGAGTTACTTTAAAAGGACTACAAAAGCAGCCGACTAATACAACAACTGCATG GTACTTCTTACAACCGCGACAAGTAAAACATCGCCCAAGTAAAATTTCGAACAGTTCTGCATCACCTGGTGCAGTTCCAGGCTTGGGATCTCTGCggttaaaaatacattatacagCAGATCATGTTTTTCAATCAGCGATGTATGATAGATTAAGGAATTTGCTGTTACAAAGTATCAATATTCAACCAATAACATCGTCCGCTGTTTATATTTTGGGAGAAATTGTGGCAAGTAAAATGGAAGCTGCTCAACCATTGGTTAGGGTATTAGTACACTATGGACAATTGGTTTCTGTAATGAGAGCTTTAGCTAGtcatgaaatttctaaattaac tgaCCCAACAACAATATTTCGTGGTAATACGTTAGTAAGTAAAATGATGGATGAAGGTATGAGATTAGCAGGTCTTCACTATTTACATAGTACGCTTAGACCAGCTATGGAACAAGTATTCTTAGAGAAAAAGACATGCGAGATAGATCCAACAAGAGTAAAGGATGCAAATACAATTCAAACCAATTTAGCGAATTTAAAg gaATATGTTGAGAGGGTATTTACTGCTATTACAACATCTGGTGTACGATGTCCACCATTAATGTGCGAAATGTTCTGGTGTTTAAGAGAACTTGCAGCGACACATTTCCCAAAAAATAAGGAAGTAAGATATTCAGTCATCAgtggatttatttttttacgattttttgCACCTGCAATATTGGGTCCAagattatttgatattacTACTGAACAAATT gATTCTCAAACTAATAGAACgttaacattaatttctaaaacaaTTCAGAGTCTAGGAAACTTAGTAAGTTGTAGAGGTGGAGCTGGTAGTGTTTGTAAAGAAGAATATATGGAATGCGTGTATAG AGAATTTTACACAGAAAGACATATACAAGCAGTTAAGCAATTTTTAGAATTGATATCAACTAGTAGCAACAGTGGTATTGCAAAACAACGAACAAGCACTCAACAAGAACAACCAATCGTATTGAAAGAAGG catttataatagaatatattttctcttcatGCATACTGCTGATTGTAAGAAGAG AGTAATGATTAAAAGGGCACAAGGTAGAAAACGATTTGGtcggaaaaattttaaacaaagatACTTTAGGCTTACGACACAGGATCTAACCTATTCAAAAACAAAAG GTAAAGAACCTTTATGTAAAATACCGCTTGAAGAAATATTAGCTGTTGAAAAACTTCAAGAAGATTCTTTTAAGATGAAAAACatgtttcaaattattcaatcACAAAGGGCATTATATGTTCAAGCAGGAAATTGtgtagaagaaaaagaatggattgatattttaacaaaaatttgtcgTACAAATAGCAATcgattagaaaaatatcatcCGAGTGCATATATTAATGGTCATTGGCTTTG TTGTAAAGCAGTAGCAGAAACTGCTCTAGGATGCAGCGAAGTATCGCCAGGAGTGGAAGCTGGATTGCGTATGGTTCTAGATCCAGATAGAGATTTGCAGCGAAtacattctttaatatttacgaatatgCCGCGACTTGAAACTTTAATGAGTGCGTGTGAATGTCAAGCTGTTTATGGGGCTAATGACATGTGTATTTTACCAGGAGGTGGGTCTCCTATAGAAGATGTGCCCTCTTGTTTTAAAACTTTAACTGCATTAAGAGAAGCTGCATATGCTTTACAGCACGAGCATAGAGCCTACTTTAGAAGATTGGCGCGTGATACTAAATATGGAAGCAA GCAAGCTCCAATTGGTGATGATAATTACCTTCATTTAGCTGCTAGAGCTGGATTTGAAAGTCAATTAACGAAACGTGCTTATGAAATAGACAGTTTAAATCAACACTATGTAGAAACAGATCACTGTTATGACAGCGGATTTTCCAGGCGAATAGAGGATCAACGAACATACGATGAAACATTTAGAAAACGTCTAGATTCTGGCTCGATACATCGTAGGTATgagaacgaaaataatttagtaCGACGATATGAAAGCACTACCGATACTATTAGAAGTATCCAAAATGATCTCAACACATTTGATCatagtttaaataatacatttaggACAGATAATtctgaaaaaaatgtaaatttagaaaacaataGAATTTTAGATAGTTCCAGTTTTTTAGCAACAGATGGAATTACTATTTCTAATACATTATCAAGAAAGTTTAATAGCTATGACCATACCAAAATATTAAAGGAATGCACAATAACAAAGTTCAAAGGTGACAAACCTGATATATCTTGTAATTCTTTGAATGAGCATactaattaa